A genome region from Coturnix japonica isolate 7356 chromosome 13, Coturnix japonica 2.1, whole genome shotgun sequence includes the following:
- the SLC35A4 gene encoding probable UDP-sugar transporter protein SLC35A4 encodes MAALGPKLWALLLLCSVSIYGSHAPLLALCKVDGGIPFSSSAVVVLIELTKLLLSLLLLLTRDRPPLGVTLSWQHAAPFALSALLYAANNNLVVHMQLFMDPSTFQILSNLKIVSTALLYSLLLRQRLHVHQWLALCLLMAAGLSYSCGGLWDPQGSGSPPAMRLHITLLGLLLISVYCLISGLSAVYTEAVLKTQPLPLNLQNLFLYFFGVLVNLIGHFWSGADRGFLEGFSPWVLVIVLSQALNGLIMSVVMKHSSNITRLFVISCSILVNALLSVALFNLQLTLLFFIAVSCIGLAVHLYYGVT; translated from the coding sequence ATGGCCGCGCTGGGCCCGAAGCTGtgggcgctgctgctgctctgctccgtGTCCATCTATGGCTCCCACGCTCCGCTCCTGGCGCTGTGCAAGGTGGATGGTGGGATCCCCTTCAGCTCCTCGGCCGTGGTGGTTCTGATCGAGCTGACCAAGCTGCTGCTCTcgctgctcctgctgctcacccGGGACCGGCCGCCGCTCGGTGTCACGCTGTCCTGGCAGCACGCCGCCCCCTTCGCCCTCTCAGCGCTGCTCTACGCCGCCAACAACAACCTGGTGGTCCACATGCAGCTCTTCATGGACCCCAGCACGTTCCAGATCCTCAGCAACCTGAAGATCGTCAGCACGGCGCTGCTCTACAGCCTCCTCCTGCGCCAGCGGCTCCATGTGCACCAGTGGCTGGCGCTGTGTCTGCTGATGGCAGCCGGGCTGAGCTACAGCTGTGGGGGTCTGTGGGACCCGCAGGGCTCTGGCAGCCCCCCCGCCATGCGGCTGCACATCACGCTGCTGGGCTTGTTGCTCATCTCCGTGTACTGCCTGATATCGGGCCTGTCTGCTGTCTACACGGAAGCTGTCCTGAAAACACAGCCGCTGCCCCTCAACCTTCAGAacctcttcctttatttctttgggGTCCTGGTCAATTTGATCGGCCACTTCTGGAGCGGCGCAGACAGAGGTTTCCTGGAGGGCTTCTCCCCCTGGGTGCTGGTGATTGTGCTCAGCCAGGCCCTGAACGGCTTGATCATGTCTGTGGTCATGAAGCACAGCAGTAACATCACCAGGCTCTTCGTCATCTCCTGCTCCATCCTGGTCAATGCTCTGCTGTCTGTCGCCCTCTTCAACCTGCAGCTCACCCTGCTCTTCTTCATTGCTGTCTCGTGCATCGGCCTCGCTGTTCACTTGTACTATGGGGTGACGTAG
- the LOC116654043 gene encoding SLC35A4 upstream open reading frame protein-like, whose protein sequence is MADDKDSLPKLKDLAALKGQLERLQRRVEDEVQAGVGQGGSLLASPFVKGFLAGYVVAKLRFSAVLGFAVGTCTGIYAAQNYDVPDVEKTVRDYLGALRKGGR, encoded by the exons ATGGCGGACGATAAg GACTCGCTGCCCAAACTGAAGGACCTGGCGGCGCTCAAGGGGCAGCTGGAGCGACTGCAGCGCCGCGTGGAGGACGAGGTGCAGGCCGGCGTGGGGCAG GGCGGCTCGCTCTTGGCCTCCCCGTTCGTGAAGGGTTTCCTGGCCGGGTACGTGGTGGCCAAGCTGCGCTTCTCGGCCGTGCTGGGCTTCGCCGTGGGGACCTGCACCGGCATCTACGCCGCGCAGAACTACGACGTGCCCGACGTGGAGAAGACGGTGCGGGACTATCTCGGTGCGCTGCGGAAAGGCGGCCGGTAA
- the STING1 gene encoding stimulator of interferon genes protein: MPQDPSPRSSPSSLLIPEPRAGRARYAACALLAACFLLLLLSGEPLLSVTHRTCTQLAALQLGVLLKGCCCLAEEIFHLHSRHRGSLWQVLCACFPPHWQLAVLFVGCSAYLDLQEDNGHSHHLTLTCLCQLLVLALGLQKLSAVEVSELTESSKKNIAHGLAWSYYVGYLKIVLPRLKEYMEEISRANPILRAHRDTWKLHILIPLNCDIWDDVEKADSNIQYLADLPETTLTRAGIKRRVYKHSLYMIRDKDNKPRPCVLEFASPLQTLLAMSQDECAALSREQRLEQALLFYRTLRDILGGSRECAGTYRLIAYEEPAEAESHFLSGLILRHLQQQQREEYMVQEEHMVQEELPTGSSELSLQVSASDLPQPLRSDCP, from the exons ATGCCCCAGGACCCGTCGCCCAGGAGCAGCCCGTCCTCCCTGCTCATCCCCGAGCCCCGCGCAGGGCGGGCTCGATACGCGGCGTGTGCGCTGCTGGCCGcgtgcttcctgctgctgctgctgagcggGGAGCCCCTGCTGTCCGTCACACACCGCACCTGCAcccagctggcagctctgcagctcgGGGTGCTGCtcaagggctgctgctgcctggccgAGGAGATCTTCCACCTGCACTCCAG GCACCGTGGCAGCCTGTGGCAGGTTCTGTGTGCCTGCTTCCCTCCACACTGGCAGCTGGCCGTGCTCTTTGTTGGCTGCTCAGCCTACCTGGACCTGCAGGAGGACAATGGACACAGCCACCACCTCACCCTCACCTGCCTGTGCCAGCTGCTGGTCCTTGCCCTCGGGCTGCAG aAGCTCTCAGCAGTGGAGGTGTCAGAGCTGACCGAGAGCTCCAAGAAGAACATTGCTCACGGCCTCGCCTGGTCCTACTACGTGGGCTACCTGAAAATAGTTCTGCCAC GTCTGAAGGAGTACATGGAAGAGATCAGCAGGGCCAACCCCATTCTGCGGGCACACCGAGACACCTGGAAGCTCCACATCCTGATCCCACTGAACTGTGACATCTGGGATGATGTGGAGAAGGCTGACAGCAACATCCAGTACCTGGCAGACCTCCCCGAGACCACCCTGACCCGTGCAGGCATCAAAAGGAGGGTCTACAAACACAGCCTGTATATGATCAGAGATAAGGACAACAAG CCCCGGCCCTGCGTGCTGGAGTTCGCGTCCCCGCTGCAGACGCTGTTGGCCATGTCGCAGGATGAGTGCGCAGCCCTGAGCAGGGAGCAGCGGCTGGAGCAGGCGCTGCTGTTCTACAGGACGCTGCGGGACATCCTGGGCGGCTCCAGGGAGTGTGCGGGGACCTACCGCCTCATCGCCTACGAGG AACCGGCGGAGGCTGAGAGCCACTTCTTGTCCGGGCTGATCCTCAggcacctgcagcagcagcagcgtgagGAGTACATGGTACAGGAGGAGCACATG gtgcaggaggagctgcccaCAGGCTCCtcagagctcagcctgcaggtCAGCGCCTCCGACCTGCCCCAGCCACTGCGCAGTGactgtccctga